Sequence from the Rhodococcus jostii RHA1 genome:
GGAGCGTGGCATCACCGTGGTGACGGTGGCCGAGCTGAACGAGGGCACGGAGACCGACCCGGTCGAGACGTTCGAGAGCGACATCGCACTGCAGCAGCTCACGTCCGGTTCCACCGGTTCGCCCAAGGCCGTGCAGGTCACGCACGAGAACTTCTACACCAACGCCTACGCCATGATCGACCGGATCAAGTTCTCCATCGAGGACGACGTGATGATCAGCTGGCTGCCCCTGTTCCACGACATGGGGATGGTCGGGTTCCTCAGCGTTCCGATGCAGGTCGGCGCGGAGGTCGTGAGCATCACCCCGATGGACTTCCTCCGCACGCCGCTGCTGTGGGCGGAGCTGATGGGCAAGTACAAGGGCACGGTGACCGCCGCCCCCAATTTCGCGTACTCGTTGCTCGCCCGCCGCCTCAAGCAGGCGGAGGACGGCGCCGTCGACCTCAGCACCGTCCGGTACATGTGGAACGGTGCCGAGCCCGTCGACCCCGAGACGATGAACAAGCTCGCCGAGGCGGGCGCCCGCTTCGGCCTGAACCCGTCGGCACTCGCACCCGTCTACGGCATGGCCGAGACCACCCTCGCCGTCTCCATTCCGGATCCGGATCAGGGCCAGGTCCTCGACCTCGTCGACCCGGATCTCCTCGAGGCGATGCAGCGTGCCGTCCCGTCGAGCAAGCCGAACGCGCGTGCCCTCGCCACCCTCGGAAAGATGGTGCCGAACCTCGAGGGTCGCGTCGTCGACAGCGAGGGTGAGCTGCTCCCGACCCGCGGCGTCGGCATCATCGAGGTCCGCGGCAAGGCGGTCACACCCGGTTACATCACGGTCGACGGGCACAAGCCCGCGCAGGACGCGGACGGCTGGCTGAACACCGGCGACGTCGGCTACTTCACCGAAGAGGGCCTCGTCGTCGTGTGCGGTCGCGTCAAGGACGTCATCATCATGGGCGGCCGCAACATCTACCCGACCGATATCGAGCGGGCCGCGGGCACCGTCGCCGGCGTGCGTCCCGGCAACGCGGTGGCCGTGCGCCTCGACGCGGGGCAGAAGCGGGAAAGTTTCGCCGTCGCGGTGGAGACCAACGACTACCAGGACCCCGAAGTGGTCAAGCGCATCGAGCACGAGGTAGTGCACGCCGTGTTCTCCGAGGTCGGTGTGCGGCCCCGCACCGTCGCCGTCCTCGGCCCCGGCAGCATTCCCAAGACGTCGTCGGGCAAACTCCGCCGCGCCACGTCGGCGAATCTGGTCAGCTAGGCGCTTCGCGCCCGTGCGTGGTTGGAGAGTCCAGAGACTCGTTAACCACTCACGGGCGCGAAGCGCCTAATGCAGGCGGTTCTGCGCGGCCTCGAGCCCGACGCGCAGGACCAGTTCGACGGCGTCGGCCGACTCTTCGCAGACCAGGTCGAGTTCCTTGCGTTCCACCGAGGAGAATGGCTTCAGCACGTACGACGCCGGATCCATCCGTCCGGGGGGACGGCCGATCCCGACGCGGGTGCGCAGATAGTCCTTGGTGCCGAGCGCGCTCGAGATGGACCGCAGTCCGTTGTGTCCGCCCTCGCCGCCGCCCTGCTTGAGGCGAATGGTCCCGAAGTCGAGGTCGAGTTCGTCGTGGATGACCACGATGTTGCCCGGATCGACGGAGAAGAACCGGGCCAGGCCGGCAACGGCGGAACCGGACAGGTTCATGAACGACCGGGGCTTGGCGAGGATCGTCGGACGGCCCTCGAATCGGCCCTGGACGATCTCGGCGCCGCTCTTCTTGTGCGCGCTGAACTTGCCACCCATGCGAGCGGACAGCACGCCGGCCACCATGAAGCCGACGTTGTGCCGGGTCTTCTCGTACTGCGGTCCTGGGTTGCCCAGGCCCACCACCAGAGCGGTGTCTTCACTCACCGACAGGGTCCTTCCATGCGTGAGGGGGTCGTGTCAGACGACAGCGGCGCGTCACCCCGGGACAATCCGGGACGACGCGCCGCCGACATCAGTGCGGTTGCGAGAGGATCAGCTCTCGGCGCCCTCTTCGGCCGGAGCCTCGGCCTCGGCCGCGGCCTCGCCGGTCTCCTCTTCGAGGTCGGCAGCGGTCGGGGCTGCGACGACGTTGACGATGAGCAGTTCCTCGTCGGCCTGCAGGGTGGAACCCTTGGGCAGCTCGAGCTGGTTGGCCAGGATCTGGGTGCCGACCTCGAGGCCCTCGACCGAGACCTCGATCTGCTCGGGGATGTGCAGCGCGTCGGCCTCGAGGGAGATGGTGGCGGCGTCCTGCGCGACCAGGGTGCCGGCAGCGGCCTCACCGGTGACGACGACGGGAACGTCGACGGTGACCTTCTCGCCCTTCTTGATGACGAGGAGGTCGGCGTGCTCGATGTAGTTGCGGATCGGGTGAACCACGACCGACTTGGTGAGCGCGACCTGCTCCTTGCCCTCGATGTCGAGGGTCAGGATGGCGTTGGTGCCGTGCGCGCGCAGGATGGCGGCGAAGTCGCGGGAGGGGACGTTCAGGTGGCGGGGGTCCTCACCGTGGCCGTACAGGACTGCGGGGACCTGGCCGTCGCGGCGCGCGCGGCGGGCGGCGCCCTTGCCGAACTCGGTGCGCACGGCGGCTACGAGGCGATTTTCGTCAGACATGGTGAAACGGCTCCTACAACTCACGGTGGTAACTGGCGGGCGGTTCGAGTCGACGAGGGACGAACACGCGACGGCCAGGAGCGAAACGCTCGAGCAGAGCCGTCGCCGCGTCGATCACGGTGAGCCAGCCAATTGGAACTTCTGGTTCACCCTCGCCGAGACAACTTATGGAACTCTACCGGATGGCCCGCTGACCTGCTAATCGGGTGTCCTCGGGAGGCTGCGCGGCGCCGAGGTGAGGTCGGTGCAATCCGATGCAACCCTGCCGCACCGTCCTTGTGACCCGTATCACAGAGGTATCGAACTTCTCGATTGCCGACGACGGAGGACACCATGACCGCCACACTCGACGCACCCGTCGACACCAACATCCCGCAGCCGGGTGACATCGCCCGGCGCTGGCTGGCCGGATTCGGTGCCACCCTCGAACGAGGCGACGCGCGCGGGGCCGCCCAGCACTTCCTGGTCGATGGTTGGTGGCGCGACCTGCTGTCGTTCACCTGGGATCTGCACACCACACACGGTCGCGCGGACATCGAGTCGCGCCTCGCGGATTCGGTTCCGGTGCACGAGCCGCGCCACCTCGTCCTGTCACCCGCGCACCCCGCCGAGGCGGTGGCTGATCCGGAGGGCGACTGGATACAGGCCTTCTTCACATTCGAGACGACCCTGGCCCGCAGCCGCGGTTTCGTTCGGCTGAGGCGCGACGACGACGGAGAGTGGCGCGCCTGGACGTTGATCAGCGCGATGGAGGAGATCAAGGGCCACGAGGAGAAGAAGGGGCATCGGCGGGTTCAGGGCACGAATCACGGCGCCCACCGCGGCAAGATCAACTGGCTCGACCGGCGAACCGCCAAGGGCGAGTTCGAGACCGAGCAGCCGGCCGTCGTGATCGTCGGCGCCGGCCAGGGTGGTCTCGCCCTCGCCGCCCGTCTGGGGCAGCTCGGAGTCGACACCCTGCTGGTGGAGCGAAACGACCGGATCGGTGACAGCTGGCGAAAGCGCTACCACTCGCTGGTCCTGCACGACCCGGTCTGGTACGACCACCTGCCGTACCTGAACTTCCCCGACCACTGGCCGGTGTTCACGCCCAAGGACAAGCTCGCGAACTGGTTCGAGTTCTACGCCGACGCAATGGAACTCAACGTGTGGACGGGAACCGAGTTCACCGGCGGCAGCTATGACGACGCCACCGGCGAATGGACCGTGACCGTCGCCCGCGACGACGGCTCCACCCGCACGCTGCACCCCCGGCACGTCGTCCTCGCCACGGGAATGAGTGGGGTGCCGAACATTCCGCGGATCGCTGGTGCCGACACGTTCGAGGGAACCATCGAGCATTCGAGCTGGTTCGTCGGCGGCCGGGAGATGCAGGGCAAGAAGGCCCTCGTCGTCGGCTGCTGCAACTCGGGCCACGACATCGCCCAGGAACTCAACGAGCAGGGTGCGGACGTGACCATCCTGCAGCGCTCGTCCACGTATGTGATGAGCAGCAAGCACGGCATCCCCGGACTGTTCGGCGGCGTGTACGAGGAGGGCGGGCCCGCGGTGCAGGACGCCGACCTGATCTTCGCGTCGCTGCCGTACCCGTTGCTCGCGGGAATTCACGCCGGGGCGACGGAGGCCATCGCCGAGAAGGACGCGGAGATGCTCGACGGTCTGCGGAAGGCCGGATTCAAGGTCGATTTCGGCGAGGACGGCAGTGGCCTGTTCATGAAGTACCTGCGACGCGGCGGCGGCTACTACATCGACGTCGGCGCATCCGAGCTGATCGCGAGCGGCGAGGTGTCGGTGAAGCAGGGAACCGAGATCGATCACTTCACCCCGGACGGGGTCGTGTTCGCCGACGGCACCGAGATGCCGGTGGACGTGGTGGTTCTCGCGACCGGATACAAGAACATGCGTGAGAGCGCCCGCAAGTTCCTCGGCGACGCGGTCGCGGACCGCTGCCAGGACGTCTGGGGCCTCGACGCCGAGGGCGAGCTGCGCACGGTGTGGCGCCGGTCCGGTCATCCGGGTTTCTGGTTCATGGCAGGCAACCTGCATCAGTCCCGGCATTACTCGAAGTATCTGGCCTTCCAGATCAAGGCCCAGGAGGAAGGGTTGCAGCCGATCCGATGACGGACAGTGGTGTGG
This genomic interval carries:
- a CDS encoding flavin-containing monooxygenase, with translation MTATLDAPVDTNIPQPGDIARRWLAGFGATLERGDARGAAQHFLVDGWWRDLLSFTWDLHTTHGRADIESRLADSVPVHEPRHLVLSPAHPAEAVADPEGDWIQAFFTFETTLARSRGFVRLRRDDDGEWRAWTLISAMEEIKGHEEKKGHRRVQGTNHGAHRGKINWLDRRTAKGEFETEQPAVVIVGAGQGGLALAARLGQLGVDTLLVERNDRIGDSWRKRYHSLVLHDPVWYDHLPYLNFPDHWPVFTPKDKLANWFEFYADAMELNVWTGTEFTGGSYDDATGEWTVTVARDDGSTRTLHPRHVVLATGMSGVPNIPRIAGADTFEGTIEHSSWFVGGREMQGKKALVVGCCNSGHDIAQELNEQGADVTILQRSSTYVMSSKHGIPGLFGGVYEEGGPAVQDADLIFASLPYPLLAGIHAGATEAIAEKDAEMLDGLRKAGFKVDFGEDGSGLFMKYLRRGGGYYIDVGASELIASGEVSVKQGTEIDHFTPDGVVFADGTEMPVDVVVLATGYKNMRESARKFLGDAVADRCQDVWGLDAEGELRTVWRRSGHPGFWFMAGNLHQSRHYSKYLAFQIKAQEEGLQPIR
- a CDS encoding fatty acyl-AMP ligase, with the protein product MSKFTDEMYATAASSTRGLNTGEPDAPLRQPWGEIHKAARRMAGALAEAGIGHGDAIGILAGQPVDIAPSCQGTWMRGASVTMLHQPTPRTDLAVWAKDTETVINMIQAKAVILGAPFDAAKPLLEERGITVVTVAELNEGTETDPVETFESDIALQQLTSGSTGSPKAVQVTHENFYTNAYAMIDRIKFSIEDDVMISWLPLFHDMGMVGFLSVPMQVGAEVVSITPMDFLRTPLLWAELMGKYKGTVTAAPNFAYSLLARRLKQAEDGAVDLSTVRYMWNGAEPVDPETMNKLAEAGARFGLNPSALAPVYGMAETTLAVSIPDPDQGQVLDLVDPDLLEAMQRAVPSSKPNARALATLGKMVPNLEGRVVDSEGELLPTRGVGIIEVRGKAVTPGYITVDGHKPAQDADGWLNTGDVGYFTEEGLVVVCGRVKDVIIMGGRNIYPTDIERAAGTVAGVRPGNAVAVRLDAGQKRESFAVAVETNDYQDPEVVKRIEHEVVHAVFSEVGVRPRTVAVLGPGSIPKTSSGKLRRATSANLVS
- the pth gene encoding aminoacyl-tRNA hydrolase, giving the protein MSEDTALVVGLGNPGPQYEKTRHNVGFMVAGVLSARMGGKFSAHKKSGAEIVQGRFEGRPTILAKPRSFMNLSGSAVAGLARFFSVDPGNIVVIHDELDLDFGTIRLKQGGGEGGHNGLRSISSALGTKDYLRTRVGIGRPPGRMDPASYVLKPFSSVERKELDLVCEESADAVELVLRVGLEAAQNRLH
- a CDS encoding 50S ribosomal protein L25/general stress protein Ctc, which encodes MSDENRLVAAVRTEFGKGAARRARRDGQVPAVLYGHGEDPRHLNVPSRDFAAILRAHGTNAILTLDIEGKEQVALTKSVVVHPIRNYIEHADLLVIKKGEKVTVDVPVVVTGEAAAGTLVAQDAATISLEADALHIPEQIEVSVEGLEVGTQILANQLELPKGSTLQADEELLIVNVVAAPTAADLEEETGEAAAEAEAPAEEGAES